One region of Mycolicibacterium rhodesiae NBB3 genomic DNA includes:
- a CDS encoding FAD-binding oxidoreductase, which yields MDAHQITVRYSDGTQKNMPVQPDQSILDAAEEHGVAIVNECQSGICGTCVATCTSGDYEMGRTEGLSDVERAARKILTCQTFAESDCEIDLQYPVDDNAARLVTGCGVVTAVSQLSSTTAILRVDVSGMADSIVYKAGQFAQLQIPGTEAWRNYSYAHPCDGRDELEFIIRLLPDGVMSNYLRDRAKPGDRIALRCSKGGFYLRPVVRPVILVAGGTGLSAVLAMAQSLDADIGQPVHLLYGVTTSEDLCKLDELEALTKRIPGLTVQTIVSQAGVDWDGPVGLVTDLLDADMLEDDDADIYLCGPSAMVEATRNWLDSNGIHRIGLYYEKFVPSGATRRRTPARLDYSQLDLADVRRRGQRTAVVIGGSIAGIAAAKVLSESFERVIVLEKDGRHSRREGRPGAAQGWHLHHLLTAGQIELERIFPGIVDDMVREGAFKVDMADQYRIRLGGTWKKPGTSDIQIVCAGRPLLEWCVRRRLDGENRIEFRYEAEVGDLVYDRGSNTVIGVAIDRDGELDVVPAEFVVDASGKNTRIPEFLDRIGIGAPEVEQDIINCFYSTMQHHVPPERQWQDKVMVICYAYRPYEDTYAAQYYTDSSRTILSTSLVAYNCYSPPRTAQEFREFANLMPSPVVGENIDGLEPASPIYNFRYPNMLRLRYEKKNNLPRALLVVGDAYTSADPVSGLGMSLALKEVREMQLLLARYGAGHAELPRRYYRKISKMADTAWFVIREQNLRFDWIKGVRDKRPFYFGALTWYMDRVLELVHDDLDTYREFLAVVHLVKPPAALMMPKVAGRVLGKWARTRLSGQKTLIERNYSDRTVPGVDHLIQTDQMAVGLAGTPTH from the coding sequence ATGGACGCTCATCAGATCACCGTCCGATATTCGGATGGCACGCAGAAGAACATGCCGGTGCAGCCGGATCAGTCGATCCTGGATGCGGCGGAGGAGCACGGCGTCGCCATCGTCAACGAATGCCAAAGCGGCATCTGCGGCACGTGTGTGGCGACGTGCACCTCGGGCGACTACGAGATGGGGCGTACCGAAGGGCTGTCCGACGTGGAGCGGGCAGCTCGGAAGATATTGACGTGCCAGACCTTTGCCGAGTCCGACTGCGAAATCGACCTGCAGTATCCGGTCGATGACAACGCGGCGCGTCTGGTCACCGGCTGCGGTGTGGTGACCGCCGTGAGCCAACTGTCATCGACGACGGCCATTCTGCGCGTGGATGTTTCGGGTATGGCCGACTCGATCGTCTACAAAGCCGGCCAGTTCGCCCAGCTACAGATTCCCGGCACCGAAGCCTGGCGCAATTACTCATATGCGCATCCATGTGATGGTCGCGACGAACTGGAATTCATCATCCGGCTGCTCCCCGACGGTGTGATGTCGAACTACCTGCGTGACCGGGCGAAGCCGGGAGACCGCATCGCCCTGCGGTGCAGCAAGGGTGGCTTCTACCTGCGGCCCGTCGTGCGGCCGGTCATCCTGGTCGCCGGTGGCACCGGGCTGTCCGCGGTCCTGGCGATGGCCCAGAGCCTCGACGCCGACATCGGCCAACCGGTTCACCTGCTCTACGGTGTGACCACCTCCGAGGACCTGTGCAAGCTCGACGAACTCGAGGCGCTCACGAAGCGCATCCCGGGCTTGACGGTGCAGACCATCGTGTCGCAGGCGGGCGTGGACTGGGATGGGCCGGTCGGGCTCGTCACCGATCTCCTGGACGCGGACATGCTCGAAGACGATGACGCCGACATCTACCTGTGCGGCCCGTCGGCGATGGTCGAGGCAACCCGGAACTGGCTGGACAGCAACGGTATCCACCGCATCGGGCTGTATTACGAGAAGTTCGTTCCCAGTGGCGCGACGCGCAGGAGGACCCCGGCCCGGCTGGACTACTCACAGCTCGATCTGGCGGATGTGCGGAGACGCGGTCAACGCACCGCTGTCGTGATCGGCGGCAGCATCGCGGGGATCGCGGCGGCCAAGGTGCTCAGCGAGTCGTTCGAACGGGTGATCGTCCTCGAGAAGGACGGTCGGCACTCTCGCCGGGAGGGCAGGCCCGGTGCGGCGCAGGGCTGGCATCTGCACCATCTGCTCACCGCTGGGCAGATCGAGCTGGAGCGGATCTTTCCCGGCATCGTCGACGACATGGTGCGCGAGGGCGCGTTCAAGGTCGACATGGCCGACCAATACCGCATTCGACTGGGCGGTACCTGGAAGAAGCCGGGCACCAGCGATATTCAGATCGTCTGTGCCGGACGTCCGTTGCTGGAATGGTGTGTGCGGCGCCGACTGGACGGCGAAAATCGTATCGAGTTCCGCTATGAGGCGGAGGTGGGCGATCTCGTCTACGACCGCGGCAGCAACACCGTCATCGGCGTCGCCATAGACCGCGACGGCGAATTGGACGTGGTGCCCGCCGAGTTCGTGGTGGACGCCTCGGGTAAGAACACCCGCATCCCGGAGTTCCTGGACCGTATCGGGATCGGAGCTCCCGAAGTCGAGCAGGACATCATCAACTGCTTCTACTCCACGATGCAGCACCATGTGCCACCGGAGCGCCAGTGGCAGGACAAGGTGATGGTGATCTGCTACGCGTACCGCCCCTACGAGGACACCTACGCCGCGCAGTACTACACGGACAGCTCGCGCACCATCCTGTCCACGTCACTTGTCGCCTACAACTGCTACTCACCCCCGCGCACCGCCCAGGAGTTCCGCGAGTTCGCCAACCTCATGCCGTCACCGGTCGTTGGCGAGAACATCGACGGACTCGAGCCGGCCTCGCCCATCTACAACTTCCGCTACCCCAACATGCTTCGGCTCCGATACGAGAAGAAGAACAACCTTCCGCGCGCGTTGCTGGTGGTCGGCGATGCGTACACCAGCGCCGATCCCGTGTCCGGCCTCGGTATGAGCCTGGCGCTGAAGGAAGTACGGGAAATGCAGCTGCTGCTGGCCAGGTACGGTGCGGGACACGCGGAGCTGCCGCGTCGCTACTACCGCAAGATCAGCAAGATGGCCGATACGGCCTGGTTCGTGATTCGGGAGCAGAACCTGCGCTTCGACTGGATCAAGGGCGTTCGCGACAAGCGGCCGTTCTATTTCGGTGCGCTCACCTGGTACATGGATCGCGTCCTGGAGTTGGTCCACGACGACCTGGACACCTATCGCGAATTCCTCGCGGTCGTTCACCTCGTGAAGCCGCCCGCGGCCCTGATGATGCCGAAGGTCGCAGGCCGTGTGCTCGGCAAATGGGCGCGAACCAGATTGTCGGGTCAGAAGACATTGATCGAACGCAACTACTCCGACCGCACCGTGCCCGGGGTCGACCACCTGATCCAAACCGACCAAATGGCAGTCGGTTTGGCTGGTACTCCCACACACTGA
- a CDS encoding 3,4-dihydroxy-2-butanone-4-phosphate synthase produces the protein MRTTDVRVRRAITAIAAGRPVVVTADTMRGEQGYLALAADAATPGLLAFTVRHTSGYVRIALPVSECDRLNLPPMWNRDGGGSSAADRVAVDWYGTGTGISATDRAKTIAALAAPTSEASDFRRPGHVVPVRAGDHGVLGQPGPPEAAVDLARLAGRRPAAALCEIVSREHPDAMAHGDELVEFAKAHGLSMVSIDDLVTYRRRTEPQAVRSVETTIPTKVGASRVIGFHDVYPAVSGGEHLVMIIGEAGANAPMLLHVHVECLTGDVFGSTACRCGGELDRALTTMRARGSGMIVYLRPSGPARACGLSGHESPAAESFSQTVAWILRDLGVHTVKLSDDAPGFGLVMFGAIREHGLLAVAG, from the coding sequence ATGAGAACCACCGATGTGCGCGTGCGGCGCGCGATCACGGCGATCGCAGCGGGTCGCCCGGTCGTGGTCACTGCCGACACGATGCGCGGCGAACAGGGATACCTGGCACTCGCGGCCGACGCGGCGACCCCCGGCCTGCTCGCCTTCACCGTGCGGCATACCTCTGGATACGTCCGTATCGCCCTGCCGGTTTCGGAATGTGACCGGTTGAACCTGCCGCCGATGTGGAACCGCGATGGCGGCGGTTCGAGCGCTGCTGACCGGGTTGCGGTGGACTGGTACGGCACCGGCACCGGAATCTCGGCGACCGATCGCGCCAAAACCATTGCGGCGCTGGCCGCGCCGACGTCTGAGGCTTCCGACTTCCGGCGCCCGGGTCATGTTGTACCGGTGCGGGCAGGCGATCACGGCGTGCTGGGGCAACCGGGACCGCCCGAGGCGGCTGTGGACCTCGCTCGGCTCGCCGGTCGGCGACCGGCGGCAGCCTTGTGCGAGATCGTCTCCCGCGAACACCCCGACGCGATGGCCCACGGCGACGAATTGGTCGAATTCGCAAAGGCGCACGGTCTGAGCATGGTCTCGATCGACGATCTCGTGACATATCGACGGCGTACCGAGCCGCAGGCCGTTCGATCGGTGGAGACGACGATTCCCACCAAAGTGGGTGCCTCGCGCGTCATCGGCTTCCACGATGTCTACCCAGCTGTATCTGGCGGCGAGCACCTGGTCATGATCATCGGTGAGGCCGGAGCCAACGCACCCATGCTCTTGCATGTCCACGTCGAGTGCCTCACGGGTGACGTGTTCGGTTCGACGGCGTGCCGGTGCGGCGGCGAGTTGGACCGGGCGTTGACGACGATGCGGGCGAGAGGCAGCGGCATGATCGTGTACCTGCGGCCATCAGGGCCGGCACGCGCCTGCGGCCTGTCCGGGCACGAATCGCCTGCGGCGGAATCGTTCTCCCAGACGGTGGCATGGATTCTGCGCGACCTCGGCGTGCATACGGTCAAGCTCTCCGACGACGCGCCGGGTTTCGGCCTTGTCATGTTCGGGGCCATCCGCGAACACGGTCTGCTTGCGGTTGCGGGATGA
- a CDS encoding enoyl-CoA hydratase: MPDFDYIGYEVIDEGRIAVVTLDRPKQHNAQNRGMLVELGSAFERAEMDDRVRVVLLRAAGPSFSAGHDLGSTTDVRERSPGPDQHPTYQCNGGTYGGVESRNRQEWHYFFENTKRWRNLRKITVAEVHGMVLSAGLMLAWCCDLIVAGEDTVFADVVGTRLGMCGVEYFGHPWEFGPRKAKELLLTGDSLDADEAHSIGMVSKVFPNDELADRTLEFTRRIAKLPTMAALLIKESVNQTVDAMGFSTALDACFKIHQLNHAHWAEVTGGELSYGTVDYGLEDWRVAPEILPADKRRP, translated from the coding sequence GTGCCGGATTTCGACTACATCGGCTACGAGGTCATCGACGAAGGCCGCATCGCCGTCGTCACGCTCGATCGCCCGAAACAACACAACGCTCAAAACCGCGGAATGCTCGTGGAGTTGGGCTCGGCCTTCGAACGGGCCGAGATGGACGACCGAGTACGGGTGGTGTTGCTGCGGGCCGCCGGCCCGTCGTTCTCGGCGGGCCATGACCTCGGATCCACCACCGACGTCCGTGAACGCTCACCCGGCCCGGACCAGCACCCCACCTATCAGTGCAACGGCGGGACCTACGGCGGAGTGGAGTCACGCAACCGACAGGAGTGGCACTACTTCTTCGAGAACACCAAGCGATGGCGCAATCTCCGAAAGATCACCGTCGCGGAGGTCCACGGAATGGTTCTCTCCGCGGGTTTGATGCTGGCGTGGTGCTGCGACCTCATCGTCGCGGGCGAGGACACCGTCTTCGCCGATGTCGTGGGAACCCGGCTCGGCATGTGCGGGGTGGAGTACTTCGGCCATCCGTGGGAGTTCGGACCGCGCAAGGCCAAGGAACTACTGCTCACCGGCGACTCGCTCGACGCCGACGAAGCCCACTCCATCGGCATGGTGAGCAAGGTGTTCCCCAACGACGAACTGGCCGATCGCACCCTCGAGTTCACCCGCCGCATCGCCAAGCTGCCCACGATGGCGGCGCTGCTCATCAAGGAATCGGTGAACCAGACCGTCGATGCGATGGGTTTCTCGACGGCGCTCGACGCCTGCTTCAAGATCCATCAGCTCAACCACGCGCACTGGGCCGAAGTGACCGGCGGAGAGTTGTCCTACGGAACAGTCGACTACGGACTCGAAGACTGGCGCGTCGCACCGGAGATCCTGCCTGCGGACAAACGGCGGCCCTGA
- a CDS encoding acyl-CoA dehydrogenase family protein → MDFRYSTEQDAFRASLSGFLCDAAPLAAVRQADGHDQQLWKRLCTELELPSLHIPLEYGGAGATLLEAAIVFSELGRSLTPVPLAANAFAIEAVLRTGDEEQRTRLLKGLLRGEQIGALAVAAPADCDPSSATVRAHRRRGDTLLTGASGPVLHGHVADLFIVPAVADGVVTFHVVAAGDPGVTVVRLPSFDLTRPVARLELAQAPAEPLAECSPAQIDRVLDVARMLLAAEMLGGAEACLDMAVEYACTRRQFGRPIGSFQAVKHACADMMIEIDATRAAVMYAAMTAANDHELRITGPLAKAQAADTFALCAGSAIQVHGGIAFTWEHNLHLYFRRATTTKALLGSSTHHRALLADRAGL, encoded by the coding sequence ATGGATTTTCGTTACAGCACAGAACAAGACGCATTTCGCGCGTCGCTGAGCGGCTTTCTCTGCGACGCCGCCCCGCTCGCTGCGGTGCGCCAAGCCGACGGTCATGACCAGCAGCTGTGGAAACGCCTGTGCACCGAGCTGGAGTTGCCGAGCCTGCACATCCCGCTCGAGTACGGCGGAGCGGGCGCGACGTTGCTCGAGGCGGCCATCGTCTTCTCTGAACTCGGCCGTTCCCTCACACCGGTTCCGCTGGCGGCCAATGCATTCGCCATCGAGGCAGTGCTGCGCACCGGCGACGAAGAGCAGCGGACGAGGCTGCTGAAGGGACTGCTGCGCGGAGAACAGATCGGCGCGCTCGCGGTCGCAGCCCCAGCCGACTGCGATCCGTCCTCGGCGACGGTCCGGGCGCACCGTCGCCGCGGAGACACGCTACTCACCGGTGCGAGCGGTCCCGTCCTGCACGGCCACGTTGCCGACCTGTTCATCGTGCCGGCCGTGGCCGACGGTGTGGTCACCTTCCACGTCGTGGCCGCCGGCGATCCCGGGGTCACAGTTGTGAGACTGCCGTCGTTCGACCTCACGCGTCCGGTCGCCAGGCTGGAGCTGGCACAGGCGCCCGCCGAACCACTTGCCGAGTGCTCACCCGCTCAGATCGATCGTGTGCTCGACGTCGCGCGAATGCTATTGGCCGCCGAGATGCTCGGCGGCGCCGAGGCATGCCTCGATATGGCGGTCGAATATGCCTGCACTCGAAGGCAATTCGGTCGTCCCATCGGCTCGTTTCAGGCGGTGAAGCACGCGTGTGCCGACATGATGATCGAGATCGACGCGACCCGCGCCGCGGTGATGTACGCCGCGATGACCGCGGCGAACGACCACGAACTGCGGATCACCGGTCCGCTGGCGAAGGCACAGGCCGCTGACACGTTCGCCCTGTGCGCCGGTTCCGCCATTCAGGTCCACGGCGGTATCGCCTTCACGTGGGAGCACAACCTGCACCTCTACTTCAGGCGGGCCACCACCACCAAGGCACTCCTCGGCAGCAGCACGCACCACCGTGCACTGCTCGCCGATCGCGCCGGTCTTTGA
- a CDS encoding acyl-CoA dehydrogenase gives MDVEYPTEAEAFRTRIRAFLAAHLPAGWSGGGALPPAERSAFAHEWRAVLAEHGLIAVSWPKEYGGAGLSVIEQVVLAEEFARACAPEPPENDRFGIELMGNTLIAVGSEDQKRHFLPRILSGEDRWCQGFSEPEAGSDLASVRTRAVLDGDEWVIDGQKIWTSAGPTANWIFVLARTDPRAPKHKGLSLILVPMDQPGVEVRPIINAAGHASFSEVFLTDARTPADNVLGGVGGGWSTAMTLLGFERGSQVTTAAIDFGRDLARLGELAADRGLHTDPQLRDELAWCYSRVQIMRYQGYRGLTTLLDGGRPGPDAAISKVVWSEYFRRHTELAVEILGLETLGPEGPGNGEALIVPEAGTPNSAACWLDELLYARAATIYAGSSQIQRNVIGERLLGLPKEPIDAGPR, from the coding sequence ATGGACGTCGAGTATCCAACCGAAGCCGAAGCGTTCCGGACCCGCATCCGCGCGTTTCTGGCAGCACACCTCCCGGCGGGCTGGTCCGGAGGCGGAGCGCTTCCACCTGCCGAGCGAAGCGCGTTCGCGCACGAGTGGCGAGCGGTCCTGGCCGAACACGGACTGATCGCCGTGTCGTGGCCCAAGGAGTACGGCGGGGCCGGTCTGTCCGTCATCGAGCAGGTGGTGCTCGCAGAGGAATTCGCCCGCGCATGCGCACCCGAGCCGCCGGAGAACGACCGGTTCGGCATCGAGCTGATGGGCAACACGCTCATCGCGGTCGGCTCCGAGGACCAGAAGAGACATTTTCTGCCCCGCATCCTGTCCGGTGAAGATCGCTGGTGCCAAGGCTTTTCCGAGCCTGAGGCCGGTTCGGACCTGGCCTCGGTGCGGACAAGGGCCGTGCTGGACGGCGACGAGTGGGTAATCGACGGTCAGAAGATCTGGACATCCGCGGGCCCCACCGCCAACTGGATATTCGTCCTCGCCCGGACGGACCCGCGCGCCCCCAAACACAAAGGCCTCTCGCTGATCCTGGTGCCGATGGACCAGCCGGGCGTCGAGGTCCGGCCGATCATCAATGCGGCGGGGCACGCCTCGTTCAGCGAGGTATTCCTGACCGATGCGCGGACGCCGGCCGACAATGTGCTCGGCGGTGTCGGTGGCGGGTGGTCTACCGCCATGACCCTGCTCGGCTTCGAACGCGGATCGCAGGTCACCACGGCAGCCATCGACTTCGGCCGGGATCTGGCCCGGCTAGGGGAACTCGCCGCAGACCGGGGCCTGCACACCGATCCGCAACTCCGTGACGAGTTGGCGTGGTGCTATTCGCGGGTCCAGATCATGCGGTACCAGGGTTACCGCGGCCTGACGACGCTGCTCGACGGGGGTAGACCCGGGCCTGACGCGGCGATCAGCAAGGTCGTCTGGAGCGAGTACTTCAGGCGGCACACCGAACTCGCGGTCGAGATCCTCGGCCTCGAAACGCTCGGTCCGGAGGGGCCTGGTAACGGCGAGGCGCTGATCGTGCCTGAGGCGGGGACGCCGAACTCCGCCGCGTGCTGGCTGGACGAACTGCTCTATGCGCGCGCGGCAACGATCTATGCGGGCAGTTCGCAGATCCAGCGCAACGTGATCGGCGAACGGCTACTCGGTCTTCCCAAAGAACCGATCGACGCCGGGCCTCGGTGA
- a CDS encoding alpha/beta fold hydrolase, whose product MGQIHRMLDCRGTRIHAVEEGEGPLVVLIHGFPESWYSWRHQLPALAEAGYRVVAIDQRGYGQSSKYRVQTAYRIKELAGDIVGVIDAYGEKQAIVVGHDWGAPVAWTFAWLHPDRCAGVAGLSCPFAGRGVIALPGSPFGERRPNDYHVEIAGPGKVWYQDYFSAQDGIIAEIEEDLRGWLVGLTYTVSGDGVIAATRAAEAAGVDMSAMDPLDVIRAGPLCMPEGARMKDAFAYPEKLPDWFTEEDVDFYTGEFERSGFGGPLSFYHNIDNDWHDLAEQAGTPLTPPAVFIGGQYDVGTTWGLEAIERADEVMPNYTGTHMIDGVGHWIQQEEPKEINRLLLEFLHGLR is encoded by the coding sequence ATGGGTCAGATTCATCGGATGCTCGACTGCCGGGGCACCCGGATCCACGCTGTGGAGGAGGGCGAGGGGCCGCTGGTGGTGTTGATCCACGGCTTTCCGGAGTCCTGGTACTCGTGGCGGCACCAGCTCCCCGCCCTCGCTGAGGCCGGTTACCGGGTGGTCGCGATCGACCAGCGGGGCTATGGGCAGTCGTCCAAGTACCGCGTGCAGACGGCATACCGCATCAAGGAGTTGGCCGGCGACATCGTCGGGGTCATCGACGCCTACGGCGAGAAGCAGGCCATCGTGGTCGGGCACGACTGGGGCGCACCCGTTGCCTGGACCTTCGCCTGGCTGCACCCCGACCGGTGCGCTGGCGTGGCCGGACTCAGCTGCCCCTTCGCCGGGCGCGGCGTGATCGCGCTGCCAGGCAGCCCTTTCGGGGAACGTCGTCCGAACGACTATCACGTGGAGATCGCCGGGCCGGGCAAGGTCTGGTACCAGGACTACTTCTCGGCGCAGGACGGCATCATCGCCGAGATCGAGGAGGATCTGCGTGGCTGGCTGGTAGGGCTGACCTACACGGTGTCCGGCGACGGCGTGATCGCCGCGACCCGAGCGGCCGAGGCCGCGGGGGTCGACATGTCGGCGATGGATCCGCTCGACGTGATCCGCGCAGGACCGTTGTGCATGCCGGAGGGAGCGCGGATGAAGGACGCGTTCGCCTATCCGGAGAAGCTGCCGGACTGGTTCACCGAGGAGGATGTCGACTTCTATACAGGAGAATTCGAGCGATCCGGCTTCGGCGGACCGCTGAGCTTCTATCACAACATCGACAACGACTGGCACGACCTGGCCGAACAGGCCGGCACGCCGCTGACCCCGCCTGCGGTGTTCATCGGTGGGCAGTACGACGTCGGCACCACGTGGGGCCTGGAAGCCATCGAACGCGCCGATGAGGTGATGCCGAACTACACCGGCACTCACATGATCGACGGTGTCGGACACTGGATTCAGCAGGAAGAGCCGAAGGAGATCAACCGGCTGCTGCTCGAATTCCTGCACGGGCTGCGTTAG
- a CDS encoding LLM class flavin-dependent oxidoreductase — translation MEIGIFLMPAHPPERSLYDATQWDLDIIELADQLGYVEAWVGEHFTVPWEPICAPDLLLAQALLRTKSIKVAPGAHLLPYHHPVELAHRVAYFDHLAQGRFMLGVGASGIPGDWALFDVDGHNGEHREMTREALEIMLRVWTEDGPWEHRGKYWNANGIAPMYDGLMRRHIKPFQAPHPPIGVTGFSAGSETLKLAGERGYIPMSLDLNTDYVATHWDAVLEGAERSGRTPDRREWRLVREVVVAETDEKAFRYAVDGMLGRNMREYVLPTFKTMGMTKFYKHDASVPDSDVTPEYLAENTFVVGSVETVVDKLEATYDQVGGFGHLLILGFDYSENPGPWKESMRLLAEEVMPRLNARIAKKPAIAVV, via the coding sequence ATGGAGATCGGAATTTTCCTCATGCCGGCACACCCGCCGGAGCGGAGCCTGTACGACGCGACCCAGTGGGATCTCGACATCATCGAGCTCGCCGACCAGCTGGGTTACGTCGAGGCGTGGGTGGGAGAGCACTTCACCGTTCCGTGGGAGCCGATATGTGCACCCGACCTGTTGTTGGCGCAGGCGCTGCTCCGTACGAAGTCGATCAAGGTCGCTCCTGGCGCACACCTGCTGCCGTACCACCACCCGGTGGAACTGGCGCACCGCGTCGCCTACTTCGACCACCTCGCCCAGGGCCGCTTCATGCTCGGTGTCGGCGCCAGCGGTATCCCCGGCGACTGGGCTCTGTTCGATGTGGACGGCCACAACGGTGAACACCGCGAGATGACCCGCGAAGCGCTGGAGATCATGTTGCGCGTCTGGACCGAGGACGGCCCATGGGAGCATCGCGGAAAATACTGGAACGCCAACGGAATCGCGCCGATGTACGACGGCCTGATGCGCCGCCACATCAAGCCCTTTCAAGCTCCGCACCCACCCATTGGTGTGACCGGCTTCAGCGCGGGTTCTGAGACTCTGAAGTTGGCGGGCGAACGGGGCTATATACCTATGAGCCTCGACCTCAACACCGACTACGTCGCGACGCACTGGGATGCGGTGCTCGAAGGCGCCGAACGCAGCGGCCGCACCCCGGATCGCCGCGAGTGGCGACTCGTCCGCGAAGTCGTCGTGGCGGAAACGGACGAAAAGGCGTTCCGCTACGCCGTCGACGGCATGCTCGGGCGAAATATGCGTGAGTACGTGCTGCCGACGTTCAAGACAATGGGCATGACGAAGTTCTACAAGCACGACGCGTCGGTACCCGATTCGGACGTGACGCCGGAATACCTCGCCGAGAACACGTTCGTGGTCGGATCGGTGGAGACGGTCGTGGACAAACTGGAGGCCACCTACGACCAGGTCGGCGGATTCGGCCATCTGCTGATCCTCGGATTCGATTACAGCGAGAACCCTGGTCCATGGAAGGAATCGATGCGGTTGCTCGCCGAGGAGGTCATGCCACGGCTCAACGCTCGAATCGCGAAAAAGCCGGCAATCGCGGTCGTCTAG
- a CDS encoding SDR family oxidoreductase: protein MTHPDLAGKAAIVTGAGAGIGLAIAMRLADEGCRVLCADIDGAAADAAAEKVGRGAVGQQVDVGEEDQVIGMVEACVAEFGGVDKLVANAGIVHFAPITDTSVDDFDRIIRVNLRGAWLCTKHAAPKMIDRGGGAIVNMSSLAGQIAASGSGAYGMSKAGIIHLSRVTAAELRSGNVRSNAVLPAFVDTPMQQTAMTMFDQALGVGGATTMIDRLQGRMAGPEEIAGVVAFLLSDDAAMVNGTAQLADGGTLCALW, encoded by the coding sequence ATGACGCATCCAGACCTCGCGGGTAAGGCCGCCATTGTGACGGGCGCCGGTGCCGGAATCGGCCTTGCGATCGCAATGCGACTCGCAGACGAAGGGTGTCGCGTGCTGTGCGCCGACATCGACGGTGCTGCCGCCGACGCGGCCGCGGAGAAGGTCGGCCGCGGCGCGGTCGGCCAGCAGGTCGACGTCGGCGAGGAAGACCAGGTGATCGGTATGGTCGAGGCCTGCGTAGCCGAGTTCGGCGGCGTGGACAAGCTCGTGGCCAACGCAGGCATCGTTCATTTCGCTCCGATCACCGACACCAGCGTCGATGACTTCGACCGCATCATCAGGGTCAACCTGCGCGGAGCATGGCTCTGCACCAAACATGCGGCACCCAAGATGATCGATCGGGGCGGCGGCGCCATCGTCAACATGTCATCGCTGGCGGGCCAGATCGCGGCGTCCGGTTCGGGGGCCTACGGCATGTCAAAGGCGGGCATCATCCATCTCAGCCGCGTCACCGCCGCCGAATTGCGTTCGGGCAACGTGCGTTCCAACGCGGTGCTGCCCGCATTCGTCGACACACCGATGCAGCAGACCGCGATGACGATGTTCGACCAGGCCCTCGGCGTTGGGGGAGCGACCACGATGATCGACCGCCTGCAGGGCCGCATGGCAGGGCCGGAGGAGATCGCGGGCGTGGTGGCCTTCCTGCTGTCCGACGACGCGGCGATGGTGAACGGGACCGCTCAGCTCGCCGACGGCGGAACCCTTTGCGCGCTCTGGTGA